From Mya arenaria isolate MELC-2E11 chromosome 12, ASM2691426v1, the proteins below share one genomic window:
- the LOC128210183 gene encoding uncharacterized protein LOC128210183, which yields MGPVLQPQNQSFRCCDTQTENNCAVMEVQTEESFLGKTADFSSQTEHSTRDFGVQCQLPMLTYDDVKYNDDLVSFYTGIPNRVVFEALFDEIKDEAEVRTSRRKLNYKDSDGGRPRTLSVLDEFFMVLMRLRLGLLFEDLGTRFCISTSQCSDIVERWINYLHVQLSFLVQWPSREVVKNNMPEQFKEKYSNTRIIIDCTEIYSETSSSLSLKSLMYSDYKSHMTHKILVGISPNGVVTFVSDCWVGCTSDKKLTEKCGLLDLLEEGDAIMVDKGFTITDLTTPRGIHLIIPPFKQKGKQFSKREVLLTKDIASLRIHVERQMERIKNFRILHGNIPITQSRRISKVFKICTYLTNLWPPLVQ from the exons ATGGGACCAGTACTACAGCCACAGAATCAGTCCTTTag atGTTGTGACACACAGACTGAGAACAACTGTGCAGTGATGGAAGTACAAACTGAAGAAAGTTTCCTGGGAAAAACAGCAGACTTCAGTTCACAAACAGAACATTCTACTAGAGACTTTGGTGTACAATGTCAGCTACCTATGCTCACATATGATGACGTAAAATACAATGACGATTTGGTCAGTTTTTACACCGGAATCCCTAATCGAGTTGTGTTTGAAGCtttgtttgatgaaatcaaGGATGAAGCTGAAGTGCGGACATCAAGGCGGAAACTTAACTATAAAGATTCAGATGGAGGACGGCCAAGAACTCTAAGTGTTCTGGATGAATTTTTCATGGTGCTGATGCGCCTACGTCTAGGTCTGTTATTTGAAGATCTAGGTACTAGGTTTTGCATATCCACTTCACAATGTAGTGACATTGTTGAAAGATGGATcaactatttacatgtacaattatcctTTCTTGTTCAATGGCCATCTCGTGAGGTAGTgaaaaataacatgcctgaacaatttaaagagaaatattctAACACTAGAATTATTATCGACTGCACTGAAATTTACAGTGAAACATCCAGTTctctttctttgaaaagtttaatgtaCAGTGATTACAAGTCTCACATGACTCATAAGATTTTGGTGGGTATAAGCCCAAATGGTGTTGTAACTTTTGTTTCTGACTGTTGGGTGGGCTGTACCAGTGACAAGAAACTCACAGAAAAATGTGGACTCTTGGACTTGCTTGAAGAAGGAGACGCCATAATGGTTGATAAGGGTTTCACTATTACAGACCTTACTACTCCAAGAGGCATTCATCTCATTATTCCACCATTTAAacagaaaggaaaacaattctCTAAACGTGAGGTTCTCCTTACAAAAGATATTGCAAGTTTACGAATACATGTTGAAAGGCAAATGGAGAGAATCAAGAACTTTCGAATATTGCATGGCAATATTCCTATAACACAGTCAAGGAGAATTTCtaaagtgttcaaaatatgcacatatttgacaAATCTATGGCCACCACTTGTTCAATAA